A genomic region of Pseudopipra pipra isolate bDixPip1 chromosome W, bDixPip1.hap1, whole genome shotgun sequence contains the following coding sequences:
- the LOC135405849 gene encoding ankyrin repeat domain-containing protein 26-like, translated as MEPGTGMQLEAPNQALQEELSTLLGKCEQLEKSKCQLQEEVTKLHHHLETLVLDGSQREQCTGEVAEGADQERSAKLQEVSLVLQAGKASEDREQETPG; from the exons atggagcctGGAACAGGCATGCAGCTCGAGGCCCCAAACcaggctttgcaagaagagctgtccaCTCTGCTTGGGAAGTGTGAAcaactggagaagagcaaatgtcagctgcaagaagaggtgACAAAACTCCACCACCATTTGGAGACTTTGGTGCTGGATGGCAGCCAAAGAGAACAGTGTACAGGAGAGGTGGCAGAAGGAGCTGACCAGGAAAGAAGTGCAAAGCTACAAGAGGTCAGCCTCgttttgcaa gctggaaaagcttctgaggaTAGAGAGCAGGAAACTCCGGgttaa